A single region of the Thermococcus paralvinellae genome encodes:
- the rrp4 gene encoding exosome complex RNA-binding protein Rrp4, whose translation MRRVFVQNRELVVPGTLLAQGPFKNGRGTFKEGNRIYSTVVGLVDIRNDFIRVIPLEGPYIPEVGDNVIGKIIDVKFSSWTVDIGAPYQATLRIQDAVEEKIDLLKTDLRKIFDIGDIIYAKVKAFNEVNQIDLTTKGMPFNGGPLKGGQIVKITPSKVPRLIGKGGSMINLIKKMTQTRIIVGQNGWVWVSGRKEELERVAIEAILKVDRESHTQGLTDRVKELLLTRLKELKDQGIIEEIPQIEEGEENDGKA comes from the coding sequence ATGAGAAGGGTTTTTGTACAAAATAGGGAATTAGTGGTTCCAGGAACGCTATTGGCACAGGGACCGTTCAAGAACGGCAGAGGGACTTTTAAAGAGGGGAACAGAATCTACTCAACAGTTGTTGGACTCGTGGACATAAGAAATGACTTCATAAGGGTTATTCCCCTTGAAGGGCCATACATTCCAGAAGTCGGAGACAATGTTATAGGAAAGATAATTGATGTTAAGTTTTCAAGCTGGACTGTAGACATCGGAGCACCTTATCAAGCAACACTAAGAATACAGGATGCTGTTGAAGAGAAAATTGATCTCTTGAAGACAGATTTAAGGAAAATATTCGATATTGGAGACATAATTTATGCGAAAGTGAAAGCTTTCAATGAAGTGAACCAAATTGACCTAACAACTAAGGGAATGCCCTTTAACGGCGGTCCATTAAAGGGTGGACAGATTGTAAAAATAACCCCATCTAAAGTGCCCCGTTTGATTGGTAAGGGCGGTTCTATGATAAATCTAATCAAAAAAATGACCCAGACAAGGATTATTGTTGGACAAAACGGATGGGTATGGGTCAGCGGAAGAAAAGAGGAGCTTGAGAGAGTAGCAATTGAAGCAATACTGAAAGTTGATAGAGAAAGCCATACACAAGGGCTGACTGATAGAGTAAAAGAGCTGCTTTTGACAAGATTGAAAGAGCTCAAAGACCAGGGAATTATTGAGGAAATACCCCAAATAGAAGAGGGTGAAGAAAATGATGGGAAAGCCTGA
- the rrp41 gene encoding exosome complex exonuclease Rrp41 encodes MMGKPENIKLIDENGRRIDGRKKYELRPIKMEVGVLKNADGSAYIEWGKNKILAAVYGPREIHPKHLQRPDRAILRVRYNMAPFSVEERKKPGPDRRSVEISKVIRGALEPAIILELFPRTAIDVFIEVLQADAGTRVAGITAASLALADAGIPMKDLVSACAAGKIEGQIVLDLNKEEDNYGEADVPVAIMPIKNDITLLQMDGYLTKDEFLEAVRLAIKGAKAVYQKQREALKEKYLKIAQEVGE; translated from the coding sequence ATGATGGGAAAGCCTGAGAATATAAAGCTTATTGATGAGAATGGAAGGAGAATTGATGGCAGAAAAAAGTATGAGCTCAGACCAATTAAAATGGAAGTTGGTGTTTTGAAAAATGCTGATGGTTCTGCTTATATAGAATGGGGTAAGAATAAAATTCTCGCTGCGGTTTATGGACCAAGAGAAATTCATCCAAAGCACTTACAGAGGCCAGATAGAGCAATATTGAGAGTTAGATACAACATGGCTCCTTTCAGTGTCGAAGAAAGGAAAAAACCCGGACCGGACAGGAGAAGTGTTGAGATAAGTAAGGTCATCAGAGGGGCCCTGGAGCCAGCAATCATACTTGAATTATTCCCAAGGACTGCGATTGATGTTTTTATTGAGGTTCTTCAAGCAGATGCTGGAACAAGAGTTGCTGGAATTACTGCTGCTTCTCTGGCATTGGCAGATGCAGGAATTCCCATGAAAGACTTAGTCTCAGCATGTGCTGCTGGAAAGATTGAAGGGCAGATTGTTCTTGATTTGAACAAGGAGGAGGACAACTATGGAGAAGCAGACGTCCCAGTTGCAATAATGCCAATAAAGAACGACATAACCCTTCTGCAGATGGATGGCTACTTGACAAAAGATGAGTTCCTTGAAGCTGTGAGATTAGCGATAAAGGGAGCAAAAGCAGTCTACCAGAAACAAAGGGAGGCATTGAAGGAGAAATACCTCAAAATAGCTCAAGAGGTAGGTGAGTAA
- the rrp42 gene encoding exosome complex protein Rrp42: MEVMASIMKDHIIELLKEKKRIDGRGLEDLRPLEIKVNVIEKAEGSAWVKLGNTQVLVGIKLDLGEPFPDLPDKGVMTTNVELVPLASPTFEPGPPDERAIELARVVDRGIRESQAIDLEKLVIVPGKLVRVVFIDVHVLDHDGNLVDAAGIGAIAALLSTKMPKIEYNEETGEVVMLDEYEPLPVTKIPIPVSFAKIGGTIVVDPNLEEEQVMDGKLTITTDENGHISAVQKSEGGSFKLEEVMYAVDVAFKRAQEIREKILEAVGKKE, encoded by the coding sequence ATGGAAGTTATGGCTTCGATTATGAAAGACCACATCATTGAACTCCTAAAAGAGAAGAAGAGAATTGATGGGAGAGGCTTGGAGGATTTAAGACCTCTTGAAATAAAAGTTAATGTCATTGAAAAGGCTGAGGGCTCAGCATGGGTTAAGCTCGGTAACACTCAAGTTCTCGTTGGAATTAAGCTTGATTTGGGTGAGCCTTTTCCAGACTTGCCAGATAAGGGTGTTATGACAACAAACGTTGAGCTTGTTCCATTGGCTTCACCGACCTTTGAACCGGGCCCTCCAGATGAGAGGGCAATTGAACTGGCTAGAGTTGTTGACAGGGGAATAAGAGAAAGTCAAGCAATTGATCTAGAAAAGCTCGTCATTGTTCCAGGAAAGCTCGTTAGGGTGGTTTTCATTGACGTCCACGTCCTTGACCACGATGGAAATCTTGTAGATGCTGCAGGAATTGGGGCAATTGCAGCTCTGCTTTCAACAAAGATGCCAAAAATTGAATACAACGAAGAGACTGGCGAAGTTGTGATGCTTGATGAGTATGAGCCACTGCCTGTGACTAAGATTCCAATTCCAGTGAGCTTTGCTAAGATTGGAGGAACAATAGTTGTTGACCCAAATCTTGAAGAAGAGCAGGTAATGGATGGAAAATTAACAATAACAACAGACGAGAATGGCCATATCTCAGCAGTGCAGAAGAGCGAAGGTGGAAGCTTCAAGCTTGAGGAAGTCATGTATGCAGTTGATGTTGCATTCAAAAGAGCCCAAGAGATTAGAGAGAAGATTCTTGAAGCTGTAGGAAAGAAGGAGTAG
- a CDS encoding 50S ribosomal protein L37ae, which yields MLMATKKVGSAGRFGPRYGLKIRRRVAAVEAKMKQKHTCPVCGRKAVRRISTGIWQCQKCGATFAGGAYLPVTPAGKVAKRVVSRA from the coding sequence ATGCTCATGGCAACTAAAAAGGTTGGTTCGGCTGGAAGATTTGGTCCTAGATATGGTCTCAAGATTAGAAGAAGGGTAGCAGCTGTAGAAGCAAAGATGAAGCAGAAGCACACCTGCCCAGTTTGTGGAAGAAAAGCAGTTAGAAGAATAAGCACTGGAATCTGGCAGTGCCAAAAGTGTGGGGCAACCTTTGCTGGCGGAGCTTATTTGCCAGTCACACCAGCTGGGAAAGTCGCTAAGAGAGTAGTTTCAAGGGCTTGA
- a CDS encoding DNA-directed RNA polymerase subunit P: MVEVVYRCAKCGKEVKLDLAITREVRCTYCGSKILYKPRPKVARRVKAI; encoded by the coding sequence ATGGTTGAAGTTGTTTATAGATGCGCAAAGTGTGGGAAGGAAGTTAAGCTTGATTTGGCTATTACAAGGGAAGTTCGCTGTACATACTGCGGAAGCAAGATACTTTACAAGCCGAGACCTAAAGTTGCAAGAAGAGTAAAAGCAATCTGA
- a CDS encoding ribosomal biogenesis protein produces the protein MMLITTSHRPTRRTRSFGHDLERVFPNSTYLTRGKKTIQDLLMEAYDRGYERLLIINVWKGNPLKMTFIKVSPDDWGYLGYLYLHGIKLQREIGFRNIRPIREEMPFIVTTAKRVGLDHIAFAQAFAELTNGKFIPRGDKSLTYIADKYNTDVLGVVERHPRGMAINFYRLDITKERPVGPLISVKIWIMEDGRRWDYKEALGIKVKRRERE, from the coding sequence ATGATGCTGATAACAACCTCACACAGACCTACAAGAAGAACGAGGAGTTTTGGGCATGATTTAGAGAGAGTGTTCCCTAATTCCACCTACCTAACTAGAGGAAAGAAGACAATCCAAGATTTGCTTATGGAGGCTTATGACAGAGGTTATGAGAGACTTTTAATAATAAATGTCTGGAAAGGAAATCCGCTTAAAATGACCTTCATCAAAGTTTCTCCTGACGATTGGGGATATCTCGGCTATCTCTACCTTCATGGAATTAAACTTCAGAGAGAGATTGGTTTTAGAAACATAAGACCAATCCGTGAGGAAATGCCGTTTATTGTTACAACTGCTAAGAGAGTTGGCCTTGACCATATAGCCTTTGCTCAGGCTTTTGCTGAACTTACAAATGGAAAATTCATTCCAAGAGGGGATAAAAGCCTGACTTACATAGCGGACAAATACAACACGGATGTTCTTGGTGTTGTTGAGAGACATCCAAGAGGAATGGCAATCAACTTCTATCGCTTGGATATAACAAAAGAAAGACCAGTTGGACCACTGATTAGTGTGAAAATCTGGATTATGGAAGATGGGAGGAGATGGGATTACAAGGAGGCGTTGGGCATTAAAGTTAAGAGGAGAGAGCGTGAATGA
- the pcc1 gene encoding KEOPS complex subunit Pcc1: MNRIKGTIEIEFPSEEIAKIVYESVLFEHLSVPYRRSKIEFKREGNRIVLQFVAKDNSALRGTLNSYLRWIKVAMDIAEI; encoded by the coding sequence ATGAATAGAATAAAGGGAACCATAGAGATTGAGTTCCCAAGTGAAGAAATTGCGAAAATTGTTTACGAGAGCGTTCTTTTTGAGCATTTAAGTGTTCCTTATCGGAGAAGCAAAATTGAATTTAAAAGGGAAGGGAATAGAATTGTTTTACAATTTGTGGCTAAGGATAACTCAGCTCTAAGGGGAACTCTCAATTCCTATTTAAGATGGATTAAAGTTGCTATGGACATTGCTGAGATATAA
- a CDS encoding coiled-coil domain-containing protein, with amino-acid sequence MKKIDIELIGEYGEYSDDIKKIVEKIKKGKKLSKEELTLVLLPEISENQRKLSTLFKKTILGVENLIDVIEKDVKQAEKLRERLEALMATTLEPTNTEIIKATQELMSVVNMLKEERMRLIEKENALKEEFEKLKEEIERLKKEKIKKEEELNALISEIEKLNKEKSELENTVKTILVELNELQAKKEEITEKEQQIKVMEQKLKAQEEKLAELQKELEEQARRLKLKENVLREKEELLNSKLEEIQVERRKIEEEYKKLKEEEDKINKKLIELMSQERYLNTLIREYLRKKEELDEKEKRLEREEQEIEELKEKLLKMKNEVIKRMKELEEKGYTI; translated from the coding sequence ATGAAAAAAATTGATATTGAACTTATAGGAGAATACGGGGAATATTCAGATGACATAAAGAAAATTGTGGAAAAAATAAAGAAAGGCAAAAAGCTTTCAAAAGAAGAATTAACCCTAGTATTATTACCTGAGATTTCCGAAAATCAGCGAAAGTTGTCAACTCTATTTAAGAAAACAATCTTAGGGGTTGAAAACTTAATAGATGTAATTGAAAAAGATGTAAAACAAGCTGAAAAACTTAGAGAAAGGCTCGAAGCTTTAATGGCCACTACTTTGGAACCAACAAATACTGAAATAATTAAAGCAACTCAAGAACTTATGAGTGTTGTGAACATGTTAAAAGAGGAAAGAATGCGTCTTATTGAAAAAGAAAACGCATTAAAAGAGGAATTCGAGAAATTAAAAGAAGAAATAGAGAGGTTAAAGAAAGAAAAAATAAAAAAAGAAGAGGAATTAAATGCTCTAATTTCAGAGATCGAAAAACTAAACAAGGAAAAAAGCGAGCTTGAAAATACAGTTAAAACCATATTAGTTGAATTGAATGAGCTTCAAGCCAAAAAAGAAGAAATAACTGAAAAAGAACAACAAATAAAGGTTATGGAACAAAAATTAAAAGCCCAAGAAGAAAAGCTAGCAGAGCTTCAAAAAGAACTAGAAGAGCAGGCTAGAAGATTGAAGCTAAAAGAAAACGTGCTTCGTGAAAAAGAAGAGTTGTTGAATAGTAAATTAGAGGAAATACAAGTTGAAAGAAGGAAAATAGAGGAAGAGTATAAAAAACTCAAAGAGGAGGAAGATAAAATAAACAAGAAGCTGATAGAATTAATGAGCCAAGAACGCTATTTGAATACTCTCATTAGGGAATATCTTCGAAAAAAAGAAGAACTCGATGAAAAGGAGAAAAGGTTAGAAAGAGAAGAACAGGAAATTGAAGAACTAAAAGAGAAGCTTTTGAAAATGAAGAATGAAGTTATTAAGAGAATGAAGGAATTGGAGGAAAAAGGGTATACTATATGA
- a CDS encoding prefoldin subunit beta, which translates to MQNVPPQVQALLGQLESYQQQLQLVIQQKQKVQVDLNDAKKALEEIEKVEENTPIYKTVGTLIVKTSKAKAVEELKEKIETLEVRLNALTRQEQKLNEKIKELTQKIQSMLRPTAG; encoded by the coding sequence ATGCAAAATGTTCCCCCACAAGTTCAGGCTTTATTAGGGCAGCTTGAGAGTTATCAACAGCAGTTACAACTTGTTATCCAGCAAAAGCAGAAAGTTCAGGTTGATTTAAATGATGCCAAGAAAGCTCTTGAGGAGATTGAAAAAGTTGAGGAGAATACTCCGATTTACAAGACTGTTGGAACTCTAATAGTGAAAACCAGCAAGGCTAAAGCTGTTGAAGAACTCAAGGAGAAGATTGAGACCCTTGAGGTTAGGCTAAACGCTCTTACAAGACAAGAACAAAAGCTTAATGAGAAAATCAAAGAACTGACCCAAAAAATACAGTCAATGCTTAGACCAACAGCTGGCTGA
- a CDS encoding DUF3194 domain-containing protein, protein MTKRVIHIGLPELSEDELIALGELAQETAIEYIFEHLTRSEVKDIEVTARINKEETLDLELEIYLEVPIFVKVDVDKLVEEALELAYEKVEERLREIAGQDKT, encoded by the coding sequence ATGACAAAGAGAGTTATTCACATTGGACTACCAGAGCTTAGTGAAGATGAGCTCATCGCTTTAGGAGAGTTAGCTCAAGAGACTGCAATTGAATACATATTTGAGCATCTAACAAGGAGTGAAGTGAAGGACATAGAAGTTACAGCGAGGATAAATAAGGAAGAAACCCTCGATTTGGAACTTGAGATATACCTTGAGGTGCCGATATTTGTGAAGGTTGATGTTGATAAGCTAGTTGAGGAGGCTTTGGAATTAGCCTATGAAAAAGTTGAGGAAAGGTTGAGGGAAATTGCGGGGCAAGATAAAACTTAA
- a CDS encoding DHH family phosphoesterase, with translation MRGKIKLKRFLEEAKERKYSFLLLCHHNADPDSLGSAIAFSRYLSTIGLDNRIGVAQSVSSYAKRLLSFAEVEKDPQVKEDVVVIFDTSSIEQLEPVEIPNDKFVIVIDHHIEKKNPIKAHIRIVDSSRTSTAEIVWELLKYFDFYDEIAAKAILAGIATDTASFRYANARTFKTVSEILERFPIQMGEIYNLTAPVNDENIDQAKRMAILKACQRMEIKKFRKYVIVTSKVSAYESLACKVFLQLGADVAIVGSEKKGVRISARAKEHLVKKGLHLGKIMEKVGPIIEGSGGGHAGAAGANGKRNLDEAIKFLVKEIEKFLRGI, from the coding sequence TTGCGGGGCAAGATAAAACTTAAGCGATTTTTGGAAGAAGCAAAAGAGAGAAAGTACTCTTTTCTGCTCTTATGTCATCATAATGCTGATCCAGATTCATTGGGTAGTGCAATTGCTTTCTCTAGATATCTCAGCACTATAGGTTTAGATAATCGAATTGGTGTTGCCCAAAGTGTCTCTTCTTATGCCAAGCGTTTGTTATCTTTTGCAGAAGTAGAAAAAGACCCCCAAGTTAAAGAAGACGTGGTTGTTATATTTGATACTTCATCAATTGAACAGCTTGAACCTGTTGAAATTCCAAATGATAAGTTTGTAATTGTAATTGACCATCACATTGAGAAGAAGAATCCAATAAAAGCTCACATAAGAATTGTTGATTCTTCAAGAACATCAACAGCTGAAATAGTGTGGGAGCTCTTAAAATATTTTGACTTTTATGATGAAATTGCAGCAAAAGCAATACTTGCAGGAATAGCGACAGATACGGCTAGTTTTAGATATGCAAATGCAAGGACATTCAAGACTGTAAGCGAAATTCTTGAGCGATTCCCAATCCAAATGGGAGAAATATACAACTTAACAGCTCCAGTAAATGATGAGAACATTGACCAAGCGAAGAGGATGGCCATTTTAAAAGCATGCCAGAGGATGGAAATTAAAAAATTCAGAAAATACGTAATCGTGACATCCAAAGTCTCTGCTTATGAATCTTTAGCATGTAAAGTCTTTCTCCAGCTCGGTGCAGATGTTGCGATAGTGGGGAGTGAGAAAAAGGGTGTTAGGATTTCTGCAAGAGCAAAGGAGCATTTAGTGAAGAAAGGACTCCACTTAGGCAAAATAATGGAAAAAGTTGGCCCAATCATTGAAGGCTCAGGCGGAGGACATGCTGGAGCTGCCGGAGCAAATGGTAAGAGAAATCTTGATGAAGCCATTAAGTTTTTAGTGAAAGAAATTGAGAAATTTTTGAGGGGGATTTAG
- a CDS encoding tRNA-binding protein, whose amino-acid sequence MWDTSKDYRLLVSEKAVELFLKTIEHAKFKGRWDKKKAIRLAKEMLPELQAMRYSYLDPKELIDTPQMKALKEKAQGIIEALGGEDWHHKFLSLADKSEKEKVEEAVAKVRFFLNTILNLDKRLALGKINDPVIAVDIKVGEVMSVGKHPNADRLLVCNVNIGDRAITVVTNDLTVKEGNRVAVALLPPANFRGIISEGMFLGAGEGVLKDVKGEIGGLPKGIPLDALKETRNLVEAFLKS is encoded by the coding sequence ATGTGGGACACAAGTAAGGATTATCGTTTACTTGTTTCAGAAAAAGCTGTCGAGCTATTCTTAAAGACAATTGAGCATGCTAAATTTAAAGGCAGATGGGATAAGAAGAAGGCAATAAGATTAGCCAAGGAAATGCTCCCTGAACTGCAGGCTATGAGATATTCATACCTTGATCCCAAGGAGCTCATTGATACTCCACAAATGAAGGCCCTTAAAGAGAAAGCTCAGGGGATAATTGAGGCACTTGGCGGTGAAGACTGGCATCACAAGTTCTTAAGCTTAGCTGACAAGAGCGAAAAAGAGAAAGTAGAGGAAGCAGTTGCTAAAGTTAGATTTTTCCTTAACACAATACTCAACTTGGACAAGAGGTTGGCTTTAGGAAAAATCAATGACCCAGTAATTGCTGTAGATATAAAAGTCGGTGAGGTCATGAGCGTTGGAAAGCATCCAAATGCTGACAGGCTTTTGGTTTGTAATGTAAACATTGGTGATAGAGCAATAACAGTTGTTACGAATGATTTGACAGTTAAAGAAGGGAACAGGGTGGCTGTTGCTTTGTTGCCACCAGCAAACTTCAGAGGAATTATCAGCGAAGGAATGTTCCTTGGCGCTGGAGAAGGAGTACTGAAAGATGTAAAAGGAGAAATTGGGGGATTACCTAAGGGAATTCCGCTCGATGCCTTGAAGGAGACGAGGAACTTGGTGGAGGCATTCTTGAAAAGCTAA
- a CDS encoding aldo/keto reductase, producing MKRVIPFNDLKKIVDDKVTAIGMGTWGIGGRERADYSKDKENVEALRYGLDLGINLIDTAEFYGAGHSEEIVGETIRKYERESIFIISKVWPTNFGYEKAKKAAQNSIKRLGTYIDLYLLHWPIEDFERIKETLWALEDLVDEGLIRYIGVSNFDLELLKRSQEVMRKYEIVANEVKYSLMDRWVEKTGLLEYMKKEKIALIAYTPLEKGRLAYNRCLAKIGEKYNKTATQVALNYLIWHENVIAIPKASNKEHLRENFGAMGWRLSGEDLKKARECV from the coding sequence GTGAAGAGAGTGATTCCATTTAATGACTTAAAGAAAATAGTAGATGACAAGGTTACAGCAATAGGAATGGGCACATGGGGCATAGGTGGAAGGGAGAGAGCTGATTATTCAAAAGACAAAGAAAATGTCGAAGCTTTACGCTACGGTTTGGATTTAGGCATTAACCTAATCGACACTGCCGAATTCTATGGTGCTGGACATAGCGAAGAAATAGTTGGAGAGACCATTAGGAAATATGAAAGGGAGAGTATTTTTATAATTAGCAAAGTCTGGCCCACCAATTTTGGTTATGAAAAAGCAAAGAAAGCTGCTCAGAACAGCATAAAGAGACTTGGAACATATATTGACCTCTATTTACTTCACTGGCCAATTGAGGATTTTGAGAGAATTAAAGAGACACTTTGGGCATTGGAAGATTTGGTTGATGAAGGTCTCATACGATACATCGGTGTCAGCAACTTTGACTTAGAGCTCTTAAAGAGAAGTCAAGAGGTTATGAGAAAGTACGAGATAGTGGCAAATGAAGTGAAGTACTCACTGATGGACAGGTGGGTTGAAAAGACGGGACTTCTCGAGTATATGAAAAAAGAAAAAATAGCTCTGATAGCATACACGCCCTTAGAAAAGGGAAGGTTAGCATATAACCGATGTTTAGCTAAAATAGGGGAGAAGTACAATAAAACAGCAACTCAAGTTGCACTGAACTATTTAATTTGGCACGAAAATGTAATTGCAATACCAAAGGCCAGCAATAAGGAACATCTAAGGGAGAACTTTGGTGCTATGGGATGGCGTTTAAGTGGAGAAGATTTAAAGAAAGCAAGAGAGTGTGTTTAG
- a CDS encoding RNA ligase has translation MVSLYFKHILLKLGLDEERIETLEMKGGIVEDEFEGLRYLRFKDSAKGLRRGTVVFNESDIVLGFPHIKRVVHLRNGVKRVFKSKPFYVEEKVDGYNVRVAKIGEKILALTRGGFVCPFTTERIGDFINEQFFRDYPDLVLCGEMAGPESPYLVEGPPYVEEDIQFFLFDIQEKRTGRSLPVGERLKLAEEYGIQSVEVFGLYSYEKIDELYELIERLSREGREGIVMKSPDMKKIVKYVTPYANVNDIKIGSRIFFDLPHGYFMQRIKRLAFYIAEKRIRGEDFDDYAKALGKALLQPFVESIWDVAAGEMIAEIFTVRVKRIETAYKMISHFERMGLNIHIDDIEELGNGYWKITFKRVYDDATKEIRELWNGHTFVD, from the coding sequence ATGGTAAGCTTGTACTTCAAACACATTCTCCTCAAGCTTGGACTTGATGAAGAGAGAATAGAGACTCTAGAAATGAAAGGTGGCATAGTTGAGGATGAATTTGAGGGTTTACGCTATCTTAGGTTTAAAGACTCAGCCAAAGGTCTGAGAAGAGGAACGGTTGTCTTTAACGAATCTGACATTGTTCTTGGATTTCCCCATATAAAGAGAGTTGTCCATCTAAGAAATGGTGTAAAAAGAGTTTTCAAAAGCAAGCCGTTCTATGTGGAGGAGAAAGTTGATGGTTACAACGTTAGAGTCGCTAAGATTGGAGAAAAGATTTTGGCTTTAACAAGAGGTGGTTTTGTTTGTCCGTTCACTACTGAAAGGATTGGGGACTTCATAAACGAGCAATTCTTTAGGGATTACCCTGATTTAGTTCTATGTGGAGAGATGGCTGGTCCAGAGAGTCCATATTTAGTCGAAGGTCCGCCATATGTTGAGGAAGATATTCAGTTTTTCCTCTTTGATATCCAAGAAAAGAGAACTGGAAGGAGCTTACCAGTTGGGGAAAGGTTAAAGCTGGCTGAAGAATACGGCATTCAGAGCGTTGAAGTCTTCGGTCTCTATAGCTATGAAAAGATTGATGAACTTTACGAATTGATTGAGAGACTCAGCAGGGAGGGACGAGAAGGCATAGTCATGAAAAGTCCGGATATGAAGAAAATCGTGAAGTATGTAACGCCCTATGCAAATGTTAACGACATAAAGATTGGCTCAAGGATTTTCTTTGATTTGCCTCACGGCTACTTCATGCAGCGCATAAAGAGGTTAGCATTTTATATTGCAGAGAAGCGCATAAGGGGAGAGGACTTTGATGATTATGCAAAAGCCCTTGGAAAAGCTTTGCTCCAGCCGTTTGTGGAGTCAATATGGGATGTTGCGGCTGGCGAGATGATTGCTGAGATTTTCACGGTTAGGGTAAAAAGAATTGAGACCGCTTATAAGATGATATCTCATTTTGAGAGAATGGGGCTTAACATTCACATTGATGACATTGAGGAACTTGGCAACGGCTACTGGAAAATTACATTCAAGAGGGTTTATGACGACGCAACTAAGGAAATCAGAGAGCTTTGGAATGGACATACTTTTGTGGATTAA
- a CDS encoding RNA ligase partner protein, with the protein MIRFVLDTSIFVNPDVRAKFGKTPTEAMKKFLEYAEKLFGRVEFYMSPGIYREVMHFVDESEVSPDVELYIVKKPPNVHDIKIPAFVVYELIEDIRRRIDKGLRVAEKAVRESVLDTDNVDKIIQKLRRNYRKALREGIVDSKEDFELILLAKELDAIIVSADVGILTWAEKMGIKWVDAAKFKEVLDELVEKVGKS; encoded by the coding sequence ATGATTCGATTTGTCCTTGATACAAGTATCTTTGTCAACCCAGATGTCAGGGCAAAATTTGGCAAAACACCAACTGAAGCTATGAAGAAGTTTTTAGAATATGCTGAAAAGCTGTTTGGTAGAGTAGAATTTTATATGTCTCCTGGGATTTATAGAGAGGTTATGCACTTTGTTGATGAGAGTGAAGTTTCTCCCGATGTTGAGCTTTACATAGTAAAGAAGCCTCCAAATGTTCACGATATTAAAATCCCAGCTTTTGTAGTCTATGAGCTGATTGAAGATATACGGAGGAGGATTGATAAGGGATTAAGAGTTGCGGAGAAAGCCGTAAGAGAAAGTGTCCTTGATACAGATAATGTTGATAAGATTATCCAAAAACTTCGCAGAAATTATCGGAAGGCGCTACGTGAGGGGATAGTTGACAGTAAGGAGGATTTTGAGTTAATTTTGTTGGCTAAGGAGCTTGATGCGATAATAGTTTCAGCTGATGTTGGCATTTTAACGTGGGCTGAAAAAATGGGGATTAAATGGGTAGATGCCGCCAAGTTCAAGGAGGTATTAGATGAGCTTGTGGAGAAGGTTGGGAAGAGTTAA